A genomic segment from Dasypus novemcinctus isolate mDasNov1 chromosome X, mDasNov1.1.hap2, whole genome shotgun sequence encodes:
- the LOC101411079 gene encoding B-cell lymphoma/leukemia 10, translating into MTQIPSPAGWGGLQLETPKTDSKIRNPKLRKIFPNQLSDVSSSLTAPYNSLSIVSPYCPKSNSVADRQPDLWGWSSRRKLYPPCPTANPSPASAQYTVCLPKSICKGVLSQQSLTSQPSIREFLSTAKPPEKGKKKQKPWPPWLRSRRSACYRVSAHPRRELPTPSWDLRLYVIDVSSLLPSHRIDVQTPSNQQKSPKQRGPKEPSTLPNRPLLRHYQAPGPGRDSTSASAMEPSALSLTEEDLTEVKKDALENLRVYLCEKIIAERHFDHLRAKKILSREDTEEISCRTSSRKRAGKLLDYLQENPKGLDTLVESIRREKTQNFLIQKITDEVLKLRNIKLEHLKGLKYSSCDPFPGGAASNFSRSNSDESTFSEKLRASTVIYHPEGESSTAPFFSTESSLNLPVLEVGRTENTIFSSASLPRPGDPGAPPLPPDLQLEEEGTCGNSSEMFLPLRSRAVSQQ; encoded by the exons atgacccagatcccaagccccgccgggtggggtgggcttcagctggaaacgccgaaaacagactctaagatccgaaatcccaaacttcgcaaaatattccccaatcagctttcagatgtgtcctcctccctcactgcaccctacaacagtctctcaattgtgtccccttattgtccaaaatccaattccgttgcagatcggcagccggacctgtggggatggagctccaggcggaagctctatccccCCTGTCCGACGGCTAACCCTTCCCCCGCTTCAGCACAatacaccgtctgtctccccaaatcaatctgcaaaggagtcttgtcccaacaatccctcaccagccagcccagtatccgcgaatttctcagcactgcaaaacctccagagaaaggaaaaaaaaaacaaaaaccctggccgccgtggCTCCGGAGCCGCAGGAGCGCCTGCTACCGCGTCTCCGCCCACCCCCGGAGGGAACTTCccacgcccagctgggacctccgtttatatgttatagacgtatcctctctgttaccttcccaccgaattgacgtccagacaccttccaaccagcaaaaatccccgaaacagcgcggtcccaaagagccttcaacgctgcccaacCGTCCCCTGCTGAGACACTACCAG GCTCCCGGACCCGGAAGAGACTCCACCTCCGCCTCTGCCATGGAGCCCAGCGCGCTGTCCCTCACCGAGGAGGACCTGACTGAAGTGAAGAAGGACGCTTTAGAAAATTTGCGTGTGTACCTGTGTGAAAAAATCATAGCTGAGAGACATTTTGATCATCTACGTGCCAAAAAAATACTCAGCAGAGAAGACACTGAAGAAATTTCTTGCCGAACATCAAGTAGGAAAAGGGCTGGAAAATTGTTAGACTACTTACAAGAAAACCCCAAAGGACTAGATACATTGGTTGAATCTATACGGCGAGAAAAAACACAGAACTTCCTGATACAGAAGATTACAGATGAAGTGCTTAAACTTAGGAATATAAAGCTAGAACATCTGAAAGGACTAAAATATAGCAGCTGTGACCCTTTCCCAGGTGGAGCCGCAAGCAACTTCTCTAGATCAAATTCAGACGAGAGTACTTTCTCTGAAAAACTCAGAGCATCCACTGTCATATACCATCCAGAAGGAGAATCCAGCACAGCCCCCTTTTTTTCTACTGAGTCGTCTCTGAATTTACCTGTTCTAGAAGTAGGCAGAACTGAAAATACCATCTTTTCTTCAGCTTCGCTTCCTAGACCTGGGGACCCTGGGGCTCCTCCTTTGCCACCAGATCTGCAGTTAGAAGAAGAAGGAACTTGTGGAAACTCTAGTGAAATGTTTCTCCCCTTAAGATCACGTGCTGTTTCACAGCAGTGA